ACAATTGTAGCCTTAATCATTCTTCAGTAGGTTTTTTTCTGTTCTCTACTTGGAAACAATTTCAGTTTTTTCAGTAATTAACACGTTAGTTACCACTTTTCTCTATTCGTATCTTACATAATTTTTATATAACCTGGTGCATTATAACTTTGCCCTCTTATTTCCTTAATCATAGCAAAAAGTCTGaccccaaataaaacattttggcaaaaacaaaaaacaaaccaccaattATCAAAGTCATCAGCAGAACTGACAGCATCTCCAGCGCCTATCGTCTTGTATTAAATGCATCTGTCTCAATTTACCTTGTGCTGTATACCACCTGCACATGATTTTAAAGTGATTTCCCCTTAAATTAGTTGATATAGAATACTTGATTTCTTGTGTAAATACATACTCACATGAATATTCTATAATATCACTCCTTAAATATTTTCCCAGTCTAGTCTAAATTTATGTTCAGTGGGAACTTATGTTTTGAGGAAATGATAATGTTCAGAAAATAAACCTTTGGTTTTTACCAGATTTTTATAGCTATatctatagtgtgtgtgtgtgtgtatatatataatttcaaaaCTTGTTTAATTTTAACCAAGTGTTTACTAATCCATTCTATTACAAAAGCATTTAACAGAAAACATGATATAATTCCTCACATACATGACTTTAGAAAGTATCCAtctttaaaataagaataaaaataaattatttaaatgagTGCCTTGCCCAAACAATTAAAGTAACCATAAATTCACTCCATTTAAGAGTATCATTATAAAAACAAGTCTAATTGGAAAGCAAATCATCTTATCCTTATCCTAAATATTTGACACAGGAGTAttgccaatctctctctctctctctctaaggtGCACACTTGGAACATATAAGATTGTACATTTTAATATTGAAAGCTGGGCGCTTCTGGAAATTGGCATTTGTTAAGTGTTAATggggtttttactttttaaaatattaatagagCAGTATAGTTAATAACTGCTAAACATGAAGACCCTAAAATGTGGATATTATTATTGTCCCTAGAAAAAGTAATCTCAGTAATCTGTGTATCTGTAATCTGGCCTACAGTAAGTAAAACCAAGTTTGAACATCAGCACTGAGTGTTCTGTGCTTTTAGGTTGAAATCCAATTTTAGTCATTTTTGGGGTAGATAGACTGAAATCAGTAACttaagtctattgatttcagtgggtctactcagaatATGACATAATTGGATACTGCATCTTATTTAGGTATGCTAGCTGGCTCTGTTAAGCCTCTGGAGCGAAGTGTGGGCTTTTTAAATGACTGCACTAATGATCACTTATTAAAAACACTCTTAGAAAACAGTTGTGCAAGGACTGATGCAGTGTTCACACCTTACCCAGGATTCAAAAGTCATGTTAAGGGTAAGTACTATTTATCATTATCTGTCAGTGTATTTAATGAGGGATTTTGTCCTCTAAAgtaaccctttaaaaaaagaagaaccaaTACAATTAATATAGGCAAGAGGGAACTTGGTCAGTTTCTCTACGCTCTTGAACTAGACATTCACTTGATAACGGAagatctctctctttctaagATGAGACATCAATTGAGGCGATATATCTAGGCCAATGTACGTTTATTCAGAAAAAAAAAGTTCCCAACTGAGTTGTGGGATTACAGCATCTGTTCATTTTCTAAGCCAATGAGAGACACTTTGTTCAGCTGCATTAGAAATGTTTGTCATTTTATATTAAATTTAGCTTTTCAGAAACAAGTGCTAGAAACTTGGGTTGGGGAGATGATTTTTTTATtactgttatttaaaaaaattatccagcTGTGATTTTAAGCACACCTATTAGGAaacaaatcccattgaactcagcagggcttGTTTTGAAGTAAGTATGCTTGTGATCAGACTGTCAGCATTCTACAAAAGACTGTGGCTACTGTGGTAGAAAATGGCTTTTGGATGAAAGTTGCCTTGCATTATTATATCACTGATTCTCTAATTGCCTTTGTAGAATGGTCAAAAGCTTTATTCTTTAGGAAAGCTTTTGGACCATAAATGGTTGTTTCGCTTTTGAAGTGGTTTTAATTGCTGTGATTAAATTATTTTTTCATAGTTTTGTTCTCCCTCCTTCACCCCCTCCTGTTTTAGTGAGTTATTGCTGCTTTATTGCCATttattgtcatttttttaaaaaaatgctaggtTATTTAACTTGGTGGTGCTAAACACATTGGGCTTGTtgaggaaaagtggggtataaatgttgtaaataaagaaacaaatcaatggctagctttaaaaaaaaaaagatggcagTGTGAAAAGTTCAAGGAGTAATTCTCTAGAATAGCTGTCTGGAGCAAAGGTGGGGAACTGGTTTGACTCCAATCTCCCATCACCCTCTGCCccggccagcatggtcaatggtcaggaatgaccaTTGCTGTtaatccagcaatgtctggagaatCAAATGATAttgctccctctttctctcttttgtggAGCGTTTATTGTGGGAGTCTGGAACTCCTGCTAATTGTATTCTTGGGGGGGGCGGGGTGAAGAGCAGGTGAGTCATTTCTATTAAGCTGAGCACCACATAATCTTTAGTACTTAATAGTTGCTAATTTACCATATTGAAAGTAAGCTCTGCCATGCAGTTTCTAATTGGAGGTGTTTTAAGTTAGTGTAGAATCACAGTGCAGTAGTGCACATGACAAGAACAATTCAAAGCACATGGGATAGtcgtatttattttccccagcaTGATGCGTACAAACAGCAGGGGTATTTGAGTCAGTAAGGAAGAGTAATTGAAGAATTCAGAAGTTAGGTGTCTTGTGCAGTTTAGCCACCACCAGAGTAGAATGCGGAACATTACAGTTTAAGTTAGGGACAAATGCAAATTGAGATTGGTTAGAATTATATTCTCTTAACTAAGGAAGCAGCCCTGGGAGTAGTCCTTACTTTTCTAGCGAAATTAATGAAATTGCACTGTCAAAGGTATTCTCCTTGCAGATAATCCTTGCTCATTCCTTCCATGTGTGTAAAATATTCATCTTCTACTTCTTGAACCTAGTTTCTCGAGTTGTAAACACCTACGGTCCCCAGACTAGAAGTGACAGTGCTCATGGGTCCACTCATAAGGCGAACTCCCTTTCTCGGGATTGTGGGAATCAGGCTGTAGAAGAGAGACTGCAGAACATTGAAGCACATTTAAGGTTGCAAACAGGTTTGTAGAAAGCTTGTTATCTGTGTATGCAAATCATTTGTATTCGTGCCCTCAGTTGTGAGTCATTCAGTGCAGCAGAAACCATCAGAAGTATAAATTCAAAGTGTAACTATAGAGAAGGCTACACTTTTATCCCTGGTGTCCTATTTCTTACTTTTGGACTTCAAAATTTGGGACTGTCCTGGCTGAAGAATGATGAGACAAGGATTAGAATTGTTCATGTAAAAGCACTAGGCATTgcatttccttctctctttttgtccctccctcaaaaaaaaaatctgtaggaATTACTTGTGCAGGTGTTCAATCTAGTTGGATACACTACTCAGTGGCTGGTGGTCTTTGACATGTTTACTGCTGTCAGGCAGCTTGCTGGGCAGCCTAGCATGTTCATTACTAGCCTCTTCCCAATATAAGGAATGGACAGAAAAACTCACTATGTTCTTGTAAAGATCCAAGAGAGTTATTATACTGTGGGAGATATATATAGTCTGCAAATCtaaatgtgtgcattttatttttcatgcCAGTCATGTTTCACTTCCAGTACAGTACATCCACAAAATTTTGAAGTAGAAGTGTAAGGACTCTGGCATATGGTTCTTCAGATGGAAAAATGTCACAACTCACAACAATAAGTGTAGTCAAGGTCCCTTTGCAGAAATCCTGATCAGTGGTTTCATTAACTCTGTTTGATGGAGCATAATGGACATATTTTCAAAGAACAAGAAGTAAAATACAAGATgagatttattctttaaaaacaaagcaaaatattaaACCTATGTCTTTTTTGCAGTTACATTCAGAGCCCTGGATCACCACATGTATATAAGCAACGCACTTCCCAAACCCAATCTTAGAATCCTGCCTTGCTAGGATTCAGTAGGTCTTGGCACCAGAGTATTACTATTTAATGTTGTATGTTTCCCCTCCTATGCACCCTTTTGATATGTTCACATCTTGGTTGAGATATTAATCTTAAACACTATActgaagttttcttttcttttttgaatgctTCTAGTCATGCTAGCTtttcatatctatctatcatccatctatctatctatctatctatctatctatctatctatctatcatctcccaTAATACAGGTGGACCAGTGCCAAAAGACATCTATCAAAGAATAAAAAAGCTAGAAGATAAGATTCTTGAATTGGAAGGAATGTCTCCCGAATATTTTCAATCTGTGGTAAGTCTAACTCTGTTGCGCTTAATAAGGTGCACAAAGCAAAGTATGTGGAGGTTCTCTAtagtaaaaaggggggggggagttacttcAGTCTAACCATTTTGTACCAGGCACAgagttttctgctgtactttccCAGCTCCACAGTCTGTCTTGTTCATTTCTCTGGAAGGGACATCTCTTCGTGATGCTCTCTACTGAGGACAGCTAGGCTACCAGCAGATACGATATGTTCTATGTACACACTGGAGAATTCTTGAGACACTGTTTTGGGAAGATGTACTAGTTTTTTAAAACTGTACAGAGTATTTTCCTCTTACAAAGGTGAAAATGTTTTTTCAAGAGCTAATTTACTCATTtggatttaaacacacacacacacacacacacacacacacacacacacgtattccAGGACTCAGGATACAGAAAATTAGGGATGAAGCCTGACTACAGTCCTCTgtggtttgcttgcttttttccaGCAGGTTTTCCAGTCTAAAAAGAGCACACACACAGCTGCTAGGGTTGGTTAAAAACTCACTGGGCAACTGTTTGGGGAAGTAGTAAATCCAGCACCCACTCGTACACAGCTGGTCAGCAGGATTTAATATCCATGTGTGAAACCTCAGCAGTTGGATGAAAAAGGGAAGCCACATGTTGATAGTCCATCAATGCATGTGGTTCCCCATCTTTTTGCACATAATGTGCTCCTAGCAGTATTAGAATAAGCAAATTTTATATAGGAGAGGATTCAGGTGCTCACATTTCTCTTCAATAGAAAATGGAAGCCCTGTGTGAAGGATGGGCTCTAGGTTGGTGCCTCTTTCATTATGATGAGGAAAAAAATTATTGTCCTTTCTTGTTTTTGTAATACAAAAGAACCATAGTAGAGAATGCTTTACTTATATTTGGACTTTTGGGTTGGTCTTTTTTTCAGAATTTGTCGGGCAAGAGAAGGAAAACCCAACAAAACCAAGTGAGTTGTGCTAACCTGTGTGTTTCTTGCAATTAAAAATTCAGAGGTTTATAACCTTTGGTATTCCTCTACTCTCAGCTTGCTTAAGCTAGAATAGACACACCAGAAACCCCTCCGCAACACATGCATTTTCTTTGTCTCTGTCAACTTAGCATATATTTTAGCACTGTTAAATATTTCATTGTTTCATCAACTTAAAGATAGGATGGACTCATATGGCACAGTGGCCCCAGCCAAAAAAACCCTTCTCCAGGCACCTTGGGGAGTGCTTAAATCTGCTTCTCAGTTCAGTCTGCTGGATTGCATGGGAAACAGTAACACCTCACATCTCTGGGGACCGACATCTCGCATAGTCCAGCCAATCCTCATGGGAATCAGAATCCAGTGTTCCCATAGGAGTATGGAGCTCCAAACATGGCATTCCACAAACATTTGAATCTGTCCTAATCCaggatttaattatttttttaaaaatcaaagcatCAGCCCTTCTAAGTTCTctagcagcacaatcctgtgtGTGTTCACTCAGTTCCCTTGTACACTGTGAAATTTACAACTAACTCCAAAGGAAATGTGCATAGGGTTACACTGGATCTCAATTCTCAATATGAGAAATCATCTTGGTAGTTTATAGATAGCAAATTAAATTCACCGCgactttttcctctctctctctctcagattaTTCTTATTCTAGCTAAAAAACGTTAGGAGTTTTCATCATAATTACCACCATAGTCACTGGGGAAATTCAGATGTATAGTAAATCATGATTTATTAAGCCAGTGATAAGCATCCTACACACAGAGACTTCCCTTACATGCCAACTTTGGTGCTTGTTTTATGGTTTCTTTAACTGCAATTTCCTATTACATCAGAAATGGAAAACTGTGGTCTAACTTTGGACTCCAGACATCAATATGAAAGCAGTCTTCATACTGTGATCTGTGGTCCAgcattaaaccacagtttaggaTTTTTTTAGCACCCTCAGAAGCCATACCATATGTGATGTAAAGTGAAACTGGTTTATGTAACCGCGATGAAAGTGGTGAAATGGGCAAATACAATGAGAAGAGTGGGTTGAACATGAATAAGATGCTGATTTTCTGGATTCTATCATGAAAAGTAGCACGGAGTAATCCTGAAAAAGGCACTCAATCTCTTTTCATACACAACTGCCACAACTAGAGTAGTATAtgcaaaaaaatggaaagaaaaggagaTACCCACAAAATAAATATGGCAAAATAAATTGATAGAATACACAGAATTAGTAACTATGACCACGAAATGAGTGGAAGTGTTTTGAAGAATATCTTAGAGGATATAATAGTCAGTTTAACCTACAAGTAGGAATGAGCATAGGAACAGCAGATCACATTAAATAAAGGAAGATTTGAGACGAACATGGGTGGAATAATAGAATATGCAGCCAAGAAAAGACTGCCTAGAATGCCATGGGGAGATGGACTGGGAAGGATAAGAGATAAGAGGGATAAGATTCATCATTATCTCTTATCTGAGGATAAGAGATAATGATGAATCTTGtatggtgtatatatatatgttgtaaaAGTgcataaacaaaaagaaaagcagcactgggtctttttttataaaaacgggggggtggggggagagactaGAATGTTTCAAATGTTTATGCAACAAATCCAAGATGTTAACCTCTTTTTTTTCTGAATGGCAGAACTATTCTTTGGCTGAACTTGATGAGAAGATCAATGCACTTAAGCAAACACTGCTGAGAAAAACAAATGAAGGGAGGCCCAAGGTTGTTGATCAGCTTCTTTGAGTACAGTGATGTGACTTCATCGTGCTTTCATGTGTACTTAACTCCAGACTGCCCAAGTACTGTTTATCTAGGCACTCTGTGGAAATGAAACATTACATACGAACCAGTCAGATTCTTATTGGAAACCTAGGTCAAGTGaactttttttcttcaaaatgaaGAATGCTTTTAAACGTCGCATTGTAAATGTCTCTTCCCTTCTGATGGAAAGGAGGGTCTGtagaaacaataaaaagaaaaccatactTCTTGTATGTGATGCCTGTGGATCAGAATGCCTCTTTAAATATAGTTTTATCCAAAAACTATAGTGCGAAATGTGATTGTTCATATAATTCAGATAGCTTTGTGAAATAAAGAGTTATATGTAGAAAAATAAAGCCAGCTTGCTGTGGTCTGGGTATCATTGGGAATTTCATGGTGTATTTAATGGGATGAGGGATTTCTTGATGTAAGAAGGTTAACTGACATACATCGCTAGGTGATGAGTTATGAGTGATACTGTTCATTCATGAGTTAATACTGAATGCTTATAGAAGTGAAATCCTTACGACTAtttcaaaagaagaaaagcaactgCGTTACACTGAACTAACTCTTTCCACACAAGTTACCTTCACATAGGCTTTTTGAACTCTGTGCGATGCCTGTCTTGTCTTGACATCATAGACTCATAAGAGTTACTAGTGACCAAAAAGATCATCTCAtccggggacttccgggttagcgcctccagtaatggctgaattcctctgatcgggagggaTTTGCTTCatggaaattagggtctggccgccacggcgaaggcggggacccactaaaaatcacaggcgggagaagcctgtgaacgtgggattcggctggcaccttttgcgcctcccctactcgcggggaaacccggtttcggggatctggagtgacgtggggtgagtggcgcggtgctgcaaattgactgcttctttcacggagtgaagccgcattgctgttgccggagagcgctgactttttcctgtggacaatttgatcttaaaacaactacccgtgagtagaaaggaaaattggatttttaaacgtcttaatttggcatcgaaacggggaggtttcaaacaggaagtccgccttccccttttgtaaatagactgaagcaaagaagctgcaagctaaagtcttggagaGCCTTCTgtaaaggattaaacttccatcggctaaaatcatcaaaccccccttggaagcaggagaagaggggggaaattttggatcttgtaagcctgcaggagagagtgaagaaagttaaattaccaccgctctgaacctggaaacgggctgccagtaagaCTAACGTTTTGGAAatgctcattgactgtgaatagatcgttcgttgacagctagttaaataagagaaatacattgtttccactgtctccttctgcgtttaaaaaggagtaaaagtaactgaaaattgaaaccaactttattgtttgaactgtgcttaaaaggattgatacaaatagaaattgtttccccctagaggaagcttttgaaattgttacatgagctgagctgggggattttccagctgcaagataaaaaaaactgtgagaatctgggactgaccttggagcgctaagaatgttgacagaagaagccttagtggttgcattatgtaagatagattcactggaacagctccataagaagacggatgtgatgaccataaaaattgataacttgggacaaaaagtgactaatttgggacaaaaagtgaacaatattacagaaaccattcaggaatCGACACAgggatctactttgacatggcaaattgtggagaaggcgggggagaaagttgttgcTGAACCTAAAGTAgtacaagtggagagggagagagccccagccttgcagatgcaatttgatgactaCAAGTTGATGCTCTTTATGGGTGAATttggagaaagtca
The nucleotide sequence above comes from Podarcis raffonei isolate rPodRaf1 chromosome 1, rPodRaf1.pri, whole genome shotgun sequence. Encoded proteins:
- the MBIP gene encoding MAP3K12-binding inhibitory protein 1 isoform X2 is translated as MASVAGEAGCIPPEVSAPLGDSSEEAAGEVLRGALRSLPALVGQPFIEKLQSLIKEESTVPADDSSKTEGGKCETNSNVIEKDSQMEVTHAAFGSASLKEAHVDFDPEVVQIKAGKAEIERRISAFIERKQAEINENNVREFCNVIDCNQENSCARTDAVFTPYPGFKSHVKVSRVVNTYGPQTRSDSAHGSTHKANSLSRDCGNQAVEERLQNIEAHLRLQTGGPVPKDIYQRIKKLEDKILELEGMSPEYFQSVNLSGKRRKTQQNQNYSLAELDEKINALKQTLLRKTNEGRPKVVDQLL